One window from the genome of Mauremys mutica isolate MM-2020 ecotype Southern chromosome 4, ASM2049712v1, whole genome shotgun sequence encodes:
- the LOC123368061 gene encoding RING finger protein 112-like, with protein sequence MERLREDATCSICLDVLNDPVSIECSHNFCRGCLAAHWSGVSAWASQCPECRAPCSRDRMIPDTRLRALVEKITEPLREEMEPQGPGAQPELGHPVQLVRLDEEGDLILDEEALNRCLEQGAVGAAPVCLVSIIGEQRRGKSFLMNYLLRRLQRQNQERMALGGFECRAGTATVTKGVCMWGQPLWVQAKGRKVAVFLVDTEGSLDLQRRMETSIKLSVFSILLSSYWIFNISSTFTRTEADYLEMFVHVAKEVGETCNLPPIQRLDLLVRDWQLSGAYGAKEGRGYLRDITRDLEDSAEQPLVLGALRARGTRCYLLPQPGSGFTKSRAGTPGDMDEDFRQCLQNYVTSVVRSAGTHVRTDRAGQVLTGAQLAARIKGVSRYLKTKCYDFSSPVKMAEAFAAMRQEKNSKAVEAARREYEQFVQELAGPWPPEYNLLPEGEA encoded by the exons ATGGAGCGACTCCGGGAGGACGCCACCTGCTCCATCTGCCTGGATGTCTTGAATGACCCCGTCTCCATCGAGTGCAGCCACAACTTCTGCCGGGGCTGCCTCGCGGCTCACTGGAGCGGTGTCTCGGCCTGGGCGTCCCAGTGCCCTGAGTGCcgggctccctgctccagggacAGGATGATCCCAGACACGCGGCTGAGAGCCCTGGTGGAGAAAATCACAGAGCCCCTGCGGGAAGAGATGGAGCCA caggggccgggggctcagCCAGAGCTGGGGCACCCGGTGCAGCTGGTGCGTCTGGACGAGGAAGGGGACCTGATCCTGGATGAGGAGGCCCTGAACCGCTGCCTGGAGCAGGGTGCGGTGGGGGCCGCCCCCGTCTGTCTGGTGTCCATCATCGGGGAGCAGCGCCGGGGCAAATCCTTCCTGATGAACTACCTGCTGCGCCGGCTCCAGAGACAG AACCAAGAGCGCATGGCCCTGGGAGGGTTTGAATGTCGTGCCGGGACGGCGACCGTGACGAAGGGGGTGTGCATGTGGGGCCAGCCCCTCTGGGTCCAGGCCAAGGGGAGAAAG GTGGCCGTGTTCCTGGTGGACACCGAGGGTTCCCTGGACCTGCAGCGCCGCATGGAGACCAGCATCAAGCTCTCCGTGTTCAGCATATTGCTCAGCTCCTACTGG ATTTTTAACATTTCCAGCACGTTTACCCGGACGGAGGCAGATTATTTGGag ATGTTCGTTCATGTTGCAAAGGAGGTCGGCGAGACCTGCAATCTGCCCCCAATCCAG CGCCTGGACCTGTTGGTGCGAGACTGGCAGCTCTCCGGAGCCTACGGCGCAAAGGAGGGACGGGGGTATCTCAGAGACATCACACGG GACCTGGAGGATTCTGCTGAGCAGCCCCTGGTGTTGGGAGCCCTGAGGGCGAGAGGGACCCGGTGCTACCTACTACCCCAACCTGGCAGTGGGTTCACCAAGAGCAGGGCAGGGACACCAGGCG ACATGGATGAGGATTTCCGGCAGTGCCTGCAGAACTACGTCACCAGCGTGGTGCGCTCAGCAGGGACGCACGTCCGGACGGACCGAGCCGGGCAGGTGCTGACGGGGGCTCAGCTGGCTGCCAGGATCAAG GGCGTCTCCCGATACTTGAAGACCAAATGCTACGACTTCTCCTCCCCTGTGAAG atgGCTGAAGCGTTTGCAGCGATGAGACaggagaaaaacagcaaagcAGTAGAAGCCGCCCGGAGGGAATATGAACAATTTGTGCAGGAGCTG GCAGGACCGTGGCCACCAGAGTATAACCTGCTGCCTGAGGGTGAAGCCTGA